Proteins co-encoded in one secondary endosymbiont of Trabutina mannipara genomic window:
- the truA gene encoding tRNA pseudouridine(38-40) synthase TruA has product MKLVLGIEYNGSAYYGWQRQKKVHNVQTCLERAISNVANELVTVYCAGRTDTGVHATGQVVHFETKVCRSDAAWTFGVNANLPDDIAVRWVTQVADNFHARFSATSRRYRYIIYNYRLRTALLARRITCYYHHLDAPSMARAGQFLIGEHDFTSFSTKECQSRSSWRNVHHLYVNRYGQYIIFDIKANAFLHHMVRNIVGSLLEVGCGKKHESWISELITCRDKTQAGATSKAEGLYLIEVDYPSHFNLPKSSDGPLFF; this is encoded by the coding sequence ATGAAGCTAGTGCTCGGAATTGAATATAACGGTAGTGCGTATTACGGCTGGCAACGTCAAAAAAAAGTACATAACGTGCAGACATGTCTTGAACGTGCAATTTCAAATGTTGCTAACGAACTTGTCACTGTTTACTGTGCAGGACGTACAGATACAGGTGTACATGCTACAGGGCAGGTTGTACATTTTGAAACTAAAGTCTGTAGGTCAGACGCCGCTTGGACCTTCGGTGTTAATGCAAATTTACCTGATGATATTGCTGTTCGTTGGGTGACACAGGTCGCTGATAATTTTCATGCACGTTTTAGCGCAACTTCTAGACGCTACCGTTATATTATTTATAACTATCGCCTACGTACAGCGTTACTTGCACGTAGAATAACCTGTTATTATCATCATCTTGATGCCCCATCTATGGCACGCGCGGGGCAGTTTTTGATTGGTGAACATGATTTCACTTCTTTTAGTACTAAAGAATGCCAGTCTCGTAGTTCCTGGCGCAATGTGCACCATTTATATGTAAATAGATATGGGCAATATATCATATTTGATATTAAAGCTAATGCTTTTCTTCATCATATGGTTCGTAATATTGTAGGTAGCTTGCTAGAGGTGGGATGTGGAAAAAAACATGAAAGTTGGATATCAGAACTTATTACATGCCGTGACAAAACACAGGCAGGCGCTACTAGTAAAGCGGAAGGTCTTTACCTGATAGAAGTAGATTATCCATCACATTTCAATTTACCGAAATCTTCTGATGGACCTTTATTCTTTTAA
- the ybeY gene encoding rRNA maturation RNase YbeY has translation MSQVILNFQLACDNASGIPEKRDFIRWLKGALLLFRDYYEVTIRLVNEDEIHKLNMTYRGKNRPTNILSFKFESTSKVNLHFLGDLVICSQIVKREAQKQKKAIKAHWAHIVIHGSLHLLGYNHLLENEALVMESLETEIMQKFGYPDPYLGR, from the coding sequence ATGAGCCAAGTTATACTTAACTTTCAGCTTGCCTGTGATAATGCCAGCGGTATACCAGAAAAAAGAGATTTTATACGTTGGTTAAAGGGCGCGTTGTTGCTTTTTAGAGACTACTATGAGGTTACTATACGGTTAGTAAATGAAGATGAAATTCATAAACTAAACATGACCTACCGTGGCAAAAATAGGCCCACAAACATTCTATCTTTTAAATTTGAATCTACGTCAAAAGTAAACCTCCATTTTTTAGGGGATTTAGTTATCTGCAGCCAGATAGTTAAACGTGAAGCGCAAAAACAAAAAAAAGCAATAAAAGCGCATTGGGCACATATAGTTATTCATGGTTCTCTACATCTACTAGGATATAATCATCTTCTAGAAAATGAAGCGCTAGTGATGGAATCATTAGAGACAGAAATAATGCAAAAATTTGGTTACCCAGATCCTTATTTAGGAAGATAA
- the leuS gene encoding leucine--tRNA ligase, which yields MQEIYRPEEIESTVQQYWHKNNTFMVTEDPVKEKYYCLSMLPYPSGCLHMGHVRNYTIGDVIARYQRMLGKNVLHPIGWDAFGLPAEIAAVKNNMAPSRWTYANINNMKKQLKLLGFGYDWSREITTCSPEYYRWEQWFFIYLYKKGLVYKKNAAVNWCPQDKTVLANEQVIEGCCWRCDTQVERKEIPQWFIKITDYADELLQDLDKLDGWFEQVKTMQRNWIGRSEGIEITFQVVDSEDKLTIYTTRKDTFMGVTYIAIAADHHLSLQAATANSALADFIHKCRTTTVLEVDVAKMEKKGMATGLYVMHPFNGEILPVWVANFVLMDYGTSAIMAVPGHDQRDFEFARKYSLPIKPVILNADGSKPDISLKAMTLKGVLFNSGEFDGLDFKSGSRAIADALVARGIGKRKINYRLHDWVVSRQRYWGAPIPMMTLENGTVVPTPEDQLPVILPEYVMIDGISNPLKEDPSWFRTTYHGKPALRETDTFDTFMESSWYYARYTCPSYKSGMLDYTAAKYWLPVDQYIGGIEHAVMHLMYFRFYHKLLRDAGIVISDEPAKRLLCQGMVLADAFYYITANGERIWVSPLEISIERDNKGRIIKATDVSGRDLVYAGMSKMSKSKNNGINPQEIVEKYGADTVRLFMMFASPAEMTLEWHKSGIEGSNRFIKRFWKLAYEHKQRGSSVEDLNIMSLNKDQKALRREVHKTIAKVTDDIGRRQTFNTAIAAIMELINKLIHVDQHTEQDHALMHESLMAVVRMLYPFIPHTCFMIWQSLGGEGDIDNAQWPVADEAAIVEDAKLIVIQVNGKFRGRIILPADADETLVRDRAEYMVAKSIYGKNVHKVIYIPGKLLNLVVG from the coding sequence ATGCAAGAAATTTATCGTCCAGAAGAAATAGAATCAACTGTACAACAATACTGGCATAAAAATAATACTTTTATGGTTACCGAAGATCCTGTAAAAGAAAAATATTACTGTCTATCTATGCTTCCATATCCTTCTGGCTGCTTGCATATGGGGCATGTGCGTAACTATACTATCGGCGATGTAATAGCTAGATATCAGCGCATGTTAGGTAAAAACGTTTTGCATCCCATAGGGTGGGATGCCTTCGGCCTACCTGCTGAAATTGCTGCAGTAAAAAATAATATGGCACCGTCGCGGTGGACCTACGCTAATATCAATAATATGAAAAAACAGCTAAAATTGCTAGGTTTCGGTTATGATTGGAGCCGTGAGATAACTACATGTAGCCCAGAATATTACCGCTGGGAACAATGGTTTTTTATCTATCTATATAAAAAAGGTCTAGTATATAAAAAAAATGCTGCAGTTAACTGGTGTCCACAAGATAAGACAGTACTTGCTAATGAACAAGTTATTGAAGGTTGCTGCTGGCGTTGCGATACCCAGGTTGAACGTAAGGAAATACCACAGTGGTTTATAAAAATTACTGATTATGCAGATGAATTATTACAAGATTTAGATAAGTTAGATGGTTGGTTCGAGCAAGTTAAAACTATGCAACGCAACTGGATAGGTCGTTCAGAAGGTATAGAGATTACATTTCAGGTAGTTGATAGCGAAGATAAGCTAACGATCTATACTACCAGAAAAGATACTTTTATGGGAGTTACCTATATCGCTATAGCTGCTGACCATCATCTATCGTTGCAGGCAGCAACAGCTAATTCGGCATTAGCCGATTTTATCCATAAATGCCGTACTACAACCGTGTTGGAAGTAGACGTTGCTAAGATGGAAAAAAAAGGAATGGCTACTGGATTGTACGTTATGCATCCGTTTAATGGAGAGATATTACCAGTATGGGTCGCTAATTTTGTATTAATGGATTACGGCACTAGCGCTATCATGGCAGTGCCAGGGCACGATCAACGCGACTTTGAATTTGCACGTAAATATAGTTTACCTATTAAGCCAGTTATTCTAAATGCTGACGGAAGCAAACCAGATATCAGTCTCAAGGCAATGACCCTAAAAGGCGTACTTTTTAATTCTGGAGAATTCGATGGTCTAGACTTTAAATCAGGATCTAGAGCAATTGCTGATGCATTGGTGGCGCGCGGCATTGGTAAGCGCAAGATAAACTATCGATTGCACGACTGGGTGGTTTCAAGACAACGTTACTGGGGTGCACCTATCCCTATGATGACACTTGAAAACGGTACTGTAGTGCCAACTCCTGAAGATCAACTGCCAGTTATACTACCAGAATACGTTATGATAGACGGAATTTCTAATCCTTTAAAAGAGGATCCTAGTTGGTTTAGGACTACTTACCATGGCAAACCTGCTCTGCGTGAAACAGATACCTTTGATACATTCATGGAATCTTCCTGGTATTATGCTCGCTATACATGCCCTAGTTATAAAAGCGGTATGCTAGATTATACTGCTGCCAAATATTGGCTACCTGTAGATCAATATATTGGTGGTATTGAACACGCTGTCATGCATTTAATGTATTTTCGTTTTTATCATAAGCTACTGCGTGATGCAGGTATAGTTATTTCTGATGAGCCAGCTAAGCGACTGCTTTGTCAGGGTATGGTTTTGGCAGATGCATTCTATTATATTACTGCAAACGGTGAACGAATATGGGTATCGCCTCTAGAGATAAGCATCGAGCGTGATAATAAAGGACGCATAATAAAAGCAACAGATGTTTCAGGACGCGATCTAGTATATGCAGGCATGAGTAAAATGTCTAAATCAAAAAATAATGGTATTAACCCCCAGGAAATAGTTGAAAAATACGGTGCTGACACCGTACGACTTTTTATGATGTTTGCATCTCCAGCAGAAATGACGCTGGAATGGCATAAATCAGGCATTGAAGGATCTAACAGATTCATCAAACGCTTCTGGAAACTAGCTTATGAACATAAGCAGAGGGGATCATCGGTAGAAGATTTAAATATTATGTCCTTAAATAAAGATCAAAAAGCACTGCGTCGTGAAGTACATAAAACTATAGCTAAAGTTACTGATGATATTGGTCGTCGTCAGACATTTAACACCGCAATTGCCGCCATTATGGAACTGATAAATAAGTTAATACATGTAGACCAGCATACTGAGCAGGATCATGCCCTTATGCATGAATCCCTAATGGCAGTAGTGCGAATGCTTTATCCTTTTATACCTCATACGTGCTTTATGATTTGGCAATCACTAGGAGGTGAAGGGGATATTGATAACGCGCAATGGCCGGTAGCGGACGAAGCAGCTATAGTTGAAGATGCTAAACTTATAGTCATTCAGGTTAACGGCAAGTTTCGGGGGAGAATTATTCTACCTGCAGATGCAGACGAAACTCTAGTACGTGATCGTGCGGAATATATGGTAGCCAAATCTATCTACGGTAAAAATGTTCATAAGGTGATTTATATACCAGGTAAACTACTTAATCTTGTCGTAGGTTAA
- the holA gene encoding DNA polymerase III subunit delta: MIRLYAEQLNLQLSKSLSTCYLLFGNEPLLLQESQDLICKIARKQQFDEYFSIMLDAHTDWYSIFSLCKERSLFSRRQVLLLLLPEESIKSDMGDNLLHLSSLLHDDLLLIIRGTNITSTLEKSAWFKELKSIAVLVICMTPEQTQLPQWVMKRANSMKLKLDNAACQLLCYCYEGNLPALVQVLEMLCLIYPDRNITFPRVEITVNDSSHFTIFNLVDAVLAGKSKRAIHILQQLQLEATDNTIIILLRSIQREIMLLLMLKRHTAASSRDMLKLWSKRKLLLNQAVERLTMLQLRNAIALAAKIEIAIKQDYKDYVWSDFNALILILCSKLMPEAMFSGSISRFQIKI, encoded by the coding sequence ATAATACGTTTGTATGCTGAGCAGTTGAATTTGCAATTAAGTAAATCATTAAGTACCTGTTATTTGCTGTTCGGTAATGAACCGCTACTCTTGCAAGAAAGCCAGGATCTAATATGTAAAATAGCAAGAAAGCAACAGTTCGATGAATATTTTAGTATCATGTTAGACGCTCATACTGATTGGTATTCTATCTTCAGTTTGTGCAAGGAGCGCAGTCTATTTTCTAGACGTCAGGTTTTACTGCTTCTTCTTCCAGAAGAAAGCATTAAATCAGACATGGGAGATAATTTGCTACATCTTTCGTCACTGCTACATGACGATTTGCTACTTATTATACGCGGTACCAATATAACAAGCACCTTAGAAAAGAGCGCCTGGTTCAAGGAACTTAAATCAATTGCGGTGTTGGTAATTTGTATGACTCCTGAACAAACGCAACTGCCACAATGGGTAATGAAACGTGCTAACAGCATGAAGCTAAAGCTAGATAATGCAGCTTGTCAACTTTTATGCTATTGCTATGAGGGAAATTTACCAGCACTGGTACAAGTATTAGAAATGCTTTGTCTTATTTATCCTGACAGAAATATTACGTTTCCACGTGTTGAAATAACTGTGAATGACTCTTCGCACTTTACTATATTTAATTTAGTAGATGCTGTCTTGGCAGGTAAAAGCAAACGCGCTATACATATTCTGCAGCAGTTACAACTTGAAGCAACTGATAATACGATTATAATACTACTGCGTAGTATCCAGCGTGAAATTATGCTATTATTAATGCTTAAACGACACACTGCTGCCTCTTCTAGAGACATGCTGAAACTATGGTCTAAAAGAAAGTTACTGCTGAATCAAGCAGTAGAACGTCTTACTATGCTACAGCTAAGAAATGCGATAGCGCTAGCTGCGAAAATAGAAATAGCGATCAAGCAGGATTATAAAGACTATGTTTGGTCTGATTTTAATGCATTAATACTGATATTATGCAGTAAATTGATGCCTGAAGCTATGTTCTCTGGATCTATATCCAGATTTCAAATCAAAATTTGA
- a CDS encoding DUF481 domain-containing protein — protein MLRKKKYKVFFSLITFNMLLLASFTVFANTNYQKNIEGNVQTIYNWQSSNSSNIRNSYLAASTRITWFQQPKSFISWKKEYHNFYDNHLLFKKCHDIAFSKKIILQKFFFANGSWLSDRYNGYRSLDTLVAGCGFQILTGPSYTIRMEAGPGINYNEYQNGENTTKAIGYAAVSYSYKLTKNANFLQGLSIFANNNTTFNSETGLNIDINEHFSLKVAYNVICNKEQPEASQNTNTRTSVSLIYKMQ, from the coding sequence ATGCTACGTAAAAAAAAATATAAGGTATTTTTTTCATTAATAACTTTTAATATGCTACTATTAGCTAGTTTTACGGTATTTGCAAATACCAATTATCAAAAAAATATTGAGGGTAATGTTCAGACCATTTACAACTGGCAGAGCAGCAATAGCAGTAATATACGCAACTCTTATCTTGCAGCTAGTACTCGCATAACCTGGTTTCAACAGCCAAAGTCTTTTATATCCTGGAAAAAAGAATATCACAATTTTTATGATAACCATCTACTTTTTAAAAAATGTCATGATATTGCTTTTTCTAAAAAAATAATACTGCAAAAATTTTTTTTTGCCAATGGCAGTTGGTTAAGCGATCGATATAACGGTTATAGATCACTGGATACGCTCGTTGCTGGTTGCGGGTTTCAGATATTAACTGGACCCAGTTACACTATCCGTATGGAAGCAGGTCCTGGCATTAACTACAATGAATATCAAAATGGAGAAAATACAACTAAAGCAATAGGCTACGCTGCTGTTTCTTATAGCTATAAGTTAACCAAAAATGCTAATTTTCTTCAGGGATTGTCAATATTCGCTAATAATAACACGACGTTTAATTCTGAAACTGGGCTAAATATCGATATCAATGAACATTTTTCTCTTAAAGTAGCCTACAATGTTATATGTAATAAAGAACAACCTGAAGCATCCCAAAATACTAATACTCGCACTTCAGTATCTCTTATTTATAAAATGCAATGA
- the glnS gene encoding glutamine--tRNA ligase encodes MSNDRDNNTNTCTTNFIRKIIDEDLASGKQKSVYTRFPPEPNGYLHIGHAKSICLNFGIAHDYRGKCNLRFDDTNPVKEHLEYIKSIKYDVQWLGFKWSGKIRYSSDYFDRIYEYALELISKGLAYVDQLSPEEIHDYRGTLTLPGKNSPYRNQTIEENLSLFVKMRNGEFEEGKACLRAIIDMASPFMVMRDPVLYRIKFVNHHHTGDKWCIYPMYDFTHCISDAIEGITHSLCTLEFQDNRRLYDWILDNITIDVHPRQYEFSRLNIEYTILSKRKLNLLVMKKIVDGWDDPRMPTLSGFRRRGYTAASIREFCHRINITKKDNNVEIATLESCIREELNNNAPRAMAIINPVRVIIESLPLEYEQNIVMPNHPNRPEMGNRQVAFSREIYIDQADFREENNNKQYKRLVLGKEVRLRYSYVIKAERVEKNFQGKITTIFCCHDPSTFNKNPGNNRKVKGVIHWVSATRSLAAEFRLYNRLFNNVNPTTAEDFISTLNPDSLVIRYGFVESGILAADIGKPFQFEREGYFYADSRYFSHYYPVFNRTVKLRDTLKVESTLK; translated from the coding sequence ATGAGTAATGATAGGGATAATAATACCAATACCTGTACAACGAATTTTATTCGTAAAATTATAGACGAAGATTTAGCTTCTGGTAAGCAGAAATCGGTGTATACCCGTTTTCCTCCTGAGCCAAATGGTTATTTACATATTGGACATGCCAAATCTATTTGCCTCAATTTCGGTATTGCCCATGATTATAGAGGAAAATGCAATCTACGTTTCGACGATACAAATCCGGTTAAAGAACATTTAGAATATATTAAATCTATAAAGTACGATGTACAGTGGCTGGGTTTTAAATGGAGCGGAAAAATTCGTTATTCATCTGATTATTTCGATAGAATATATGAATATGCACTAGAGTTAATTAGCAAAGGACTAGCATATGTAGACCAATTATCGCCAGAAGAAATTCACGATTATCGCGGTACTTTGACGCTACCTGGTAAAAATAGCCCTTACCGTAATCAAACAATAGAAGAAAACTTATCCCTATTCGTAAAAATGCGCAATGGAGAATTTGAAGAAGGAAAAGCATGCCTTAGGGCTATTATCGATATGGCATCACCATTTATGGTAATGCGAGATCCTGTGTTATATAGAATAAAATTCGTTAATCACCATCATACCGGTGATAAGTGGTGCATTTATCCAATGTATGACTTTACTCATTGTATATCTGATGCGATAGAAGGTATTACCCATTCTTTATGCACGCTAGAATTTCAGGATAATCGTCGATTATATGACTGGATTCTAGATAATATTACAATTGACGTCCATCCCAGGCAGTATGAATTTTCTCGTCTTAATATAGAGTATACTATTCTTTCTAAGCGTAAGCTTAATTTGTTAGTAATGAAAAAAATTGTTGATGGTTGGGATGATCCACGTATGCCGACACTTTCAGGTTTTCGCCGTCGTGGCTATACAGCGGCATCTATTCGTGAATTTTGTCACCGTATTAATATAACGAAGAAAGACAATAATGTTGAAATAGCCACGCTTGAATCTTGTATTCGCGAAGAACTAAATAATAACGCACCGCGTGCTATGGCTATAATTAATCCTGTACGGGTAATTATTGAAAGTCTCCCATTAGAATATGAACAAAATATTGTAATGCCAAACCATCCAAATAGGCCGGAAATGGGAAATCGTCAGGTCGCGTTTAGCAGGGAAATTTATATTGATCAAGCAGATTTTCGTGAAGAAAATAATAATAAACAATACAAGCGTTTAGTACTTGGTAAAGAAGTGCGCCTGCGCTATTCTTATGTAATTAAAGCTGAACGTGTAGAAAAAAATTTTCAAGGGAAAATTACAACTATTTTTTGTTGCCATGATCCCTCTACTTTTAATAAAAATCCTGGTAATAACCGTAAGGTAAAAGGTGTAATCCATTGGGTATCTGCAACCCGTAGCCTCGCTGCAGAGTTTCGTCTTTATAACAGATTATTTAATAATGTTAATCCAACCACAGCAGAAGATTTTATCTCAACGTTGAATCCTGATTCACTGGTAATTCGCTATGGTTTTGTAGAATCCGGTATATTAGCAGCCGACATAGGTAAACCATTTCAGTTTGAACGAGAAGGATATTTTTACGCCGATAGCCGCTATTTTAGTCATTACTATCCAGTATTCAATAGAACAGTCAAACTTCGTGACACTTTAAAAGTTGAAAGTACTTTAAAATAG
- the eno gene encoding phosphopyruvate hydratase, whose translation MSRITKIIGREIIDSRGNPTVEVEVHLNGGFVGLAAAPSGASTGSREALELRDGNMSRFLGKGVTKAVDAVNGPLANALLGKNARDQVILDKTMIDMDGTENKSKFGSNAIIAVSLAAAKAAAVSKRMPLYEHIADINGTQGKFSMPLPMINIINGGKHADNNIDIQEFMIQPVGAKNIKEAVRMGSEVFQNLAKVLKSKGMNTAVGDEGGYAPNLESNAAALAIIKESVDKSGYVLGKDITLAIDCAASEFFEEYTGNYNLKGEGKIFTSKEFTHYLEDLTKQYPIVSIEDGMSESDWNGFAYQTKILGGKIQLVGDDLFVTNTKILKDGIDKGIANSILINFNQSGSLTETLAAIQMAKDAGYTTVISHRSGETEDATIADLAVGTSAGQIKTGSMSRSDRVAKYNQLLRIEEALNGNASFNFLSKIKKS comes from the coding sequence ATGTCTAGAATCACCAAAATCATTGGACGTGAAATTATTGACTCTAGAGGAAATCCTACTGTAGAAGTAGAAGTGCACCTAAATGGTGGTTTTGTTGGTCTTGCTGCGGCACCATCTGGAGCCTCAACAGGATCTCGTGAAGCGCTAGAGCTACGTGATGGAAATATGTCCCGTTTTTTAGGTAAAGGCGTCACCAAAGCAGTTGATGCAGTAAATGGTCCTCTAGCTAATGCTCTTCTTGGCAAAAACGCTAGAGATCAGGTTATATTGGATAAAACTATGATTGACATGGACGGAACAGAAAATAAATCTAAATTTGGCTCCAACGCTATTATTGCTGTATCACTGGCTGCAGCAAAAGCTGCTGCAGTATCAAAAAGGATGCCTTTATATGAGCATATAGCGGATATAAATGGTACTCAAGGTAAATTTTCAATGCCGTTACCTATGATTAATATTATCAACGGCGGTAAACATGCCGATAATAACATCGATATCCAAGAATTCATGATTCAGCCGGTAGGAGCCAAAAATATTAAAGAAGCGGTTCGTATGGGATCTGAAGTATTTCAAAATCTTGCTAAAGTGCTTAAAAGCAAAGGCATGAATACCGCTGTAGGTGATGAAGGAGGTTATGCTCCTAACCTAGAATCAAATGCAGCAGCGCTAGCAATTATAAAGGAATCTGTAGACAAATCTGGTTATGTTTTAGGTAAAGATATAACTCTAGCTATAGACTGCGCCGCTTCTGAATTTTTTGAAGAATATACCGGAAATTATAATCTAAAAGGAGAAGGTAAAATTTTTACTTCTAAGGAATTCACTCATTATCTGGAAGACTTGACTAAACAGTATCCTATAGTTTCTATTGAAGATGGTATGAGTGAATCAGACTGGAATGGATTTGCTTACCAAACTAAAATACTAGGGGGTAAAATTCAATTAGTGGGTGATGATCTATTTGTGACTAACACTAAAATTCTAAAAGATGGTATTGATAAAGGTATCGCTAACTCTATTTTGATTAACTTTAATCAAAGTGGGTCACTTACAGAAACATTAGCGGCCATACAGATGGCTAAAGATGCCGGTTATACCACAGTAATTTCTCATCGTTCTGGAGAAACAGAAGACGCAACTATCGCTGATTTAGCTGTAGGAACTTCTGCTGGTCAGATAAAAACAGGTTCAATGAGTCGTTCCGATAGAGTTGCTAAATACAATCAGCTTCTTCGTATCGAAGAAGCACTTAATGGTAACGCATCTTTTAACTTTTTAAGTAAAATAAAAAAAAGTTAG
- the lepA gene encoding translation elongation factor 4, producing the protein MKNIRNFSIIAHIDHGKSTLSDCFIKICGGLSKYQMDDKVLYPMELERERGITIKSRSVMLNYKALNGQYYQLNFIDTPGHVDFLYEVSRSLAACEGALLLVDAGQGVEAQTLANCYTALEMNLEVVPVLNKIDLPFANPDLVAHEIEDIIGIDATDAVRCSAKTGLGVFDVLERVVRDIPPPKGDPSISLQALIIDSWFDNYLGVVSLVRIKNGTLRKGDKIKVMSTCKIYCVASIGVFTPKRIELAVLNCGEVGWLVCAIKDIHGAPVGDTLTFAHQPADKVLPGFKKVKPQVYTGLFPMSSEDYELFRDALSKLSLNDASLFYEPENSTALGFGFRCGFLGLLHMEIIKERLKREYDLDIITTAPTVIYEVLTTDNKKIYVDSPSKLPTMNNIAEIREPIAECHMLLPNNYLGRIINLCIEKRGVQINMVYYGNNVALTYDIPMNEVVFDFFDRIKATSSGYASLEYGFKRFQTSDMVRIDILINGQRVDALSLIIHRNNILYRGNEFVDQLKKMIPRQQFDIKIQAAIGKNIIASSTIKQMRKNVIAKCYGGDVSRKKKLLQKQKEGKKRMKHVGNVKLPKEVFLAFLQIGKKNK; encoded by the coding sequence ATGAAAAATATACGCAATTTCTCTATTATCGCTCATATAGACCATGGTAAGTCAACTTTATCTGATTGTTTTATAAAAATATGTGGTGGTTTAAGTAAATATCAAATGGACGATAAAGTGCTATATCCTATGGAATTAGAGCGTGAGCGCGGCATTACTATTAAATCCAGAAGTGTAATGCTCAACTATAAAGCGCTTAACGGTCAGTATTATCAATTAAATTTTATTGATACTCCGGGACATGTAGACTTTTTATATGAAGTTTCCCGTTCTCTGGCAGCATGTGAAGGAGCTCTACTATTAGTAGATGCAGGACAAGGTGTTGAAGCACAGACACTTGCTAATTGCTATACCGCGCTAGAAATGAATTTAGAAGTAGTTCCGGTGTTGAATAAAATAGATTTACCTTTTGCTAATCCAGATCTCGTTGCTCATGAAATAGAAGATATCATCGGTATTGACGCAACTGATGCAGTACGCTGTTCTGCAAAAACAGGATTAGGTGTATTTGATGTACTTGAAAGGGTGGTACGTGATATCCCTCCTCCTAAAGGAGATCCCTCAATATCTCTACAGGCGCTAATTATCGATTCCTGGTTTGATAATTATTTAGGTGTTGTATCGCTAGTACGTATTAAAAATGGTACTCTACGTAAAGGCGATAAAATAAAAGTAATGAGTACCTGTAAAATTTACTGCGTAGCAAGTATTGGTGTTTTTACACCTAAACGTATTGAATTAGCTGTACTTAATTGCGGAGAAGTAGGTTGGCTGGTTTGCGCTATTAAAGATATCCACGGCGCTCCAGTTGGAGACACCTTAACTTTTGCGCATCAACCTGCAGATAAGGTATTGCCAGGATTTAAAAAAGTAAAGCCTCAAGTATACACTGGATTGTTTCCGATGAGTTCTGAAGACTATGAATTGTTTCGTGATGCTCTCAGTAAACTAAGCCTAAATGATGCTTCGCTGTTTTATGAACCTGAAAATTCTACTGCGCTTGGATTTGGATTTCGCTGCGGTTTTCTTGGTCTTCTTCATATGGAAATTATTAAGGAGCGGCTAAAGCGCGAATACGATCTTGATATCATCACTACTGCCCCTACAGTAATTTATGAAGTGCTCACAACTGATAATAAGAAGATATACGTTGATAGTCCGTCTAAACTACCAACTATGAACAATATTGCTGAAATTCGTGAGCCTATTGCTGAATGTCATATGCTGCTACCGAATAATTATTTGGGTAGAATTATCAATCTATGTATAGAAAAGCGAGGCGTGCAGATTAATATGGTATATTATGGTAATAATGTAGCGCTGACTTATGATATTCCTATGAACGAAGTGGTGTTCGATTTTTTTGACAGGATAAAAGCTACATCTAGTGGCTATGCATCTCTAGAATATGGATTTAAGCGTTTCCAAACCTCAGATATGGTGCGAATAGATATATTAATTAATGGTCAAAGAGTAGATGCGTTATCCTTAATTATTCATCGTAATAATATACTATACCGTGGCAACGAATTTGTTGATCAGCTTAAAAAGATGATTCCTCGTCAGCAGTTTGATATTAAAATTCAGGCAGCAATTGGAAAAAATATTATTGCTAGTTCCACAATTAAACAAATGCGTAAAAACGTGATTGCAAAATGCTATGGCGGAGATGTTAGTCGTAAAAAAAAGCTATTGCAAAAGCAGAAAGAAGGTAAAAAGCGCATGAAGCATGTAGGTAACGTTAAGCTTCCAAAAGAAGTATTTCTAGCATTTTTGCAAATAGGTAAAAAAAACAAATAA